From one Gemmobacter sp. genomic stretch:
- a CDS encoding prephenate/arogenate dehydrogenase family protein produces MTQVYGRVALIGLGLIASSMGHAMRRQGLAGHIAGHAKTAETRAAALEIGFCDSVHATAAEAVAGADLVVLAVPVGAMGEIAAEIAPFLKPGCTVTDVGSVKGAVADAVAPHLPAGVQFIPGHPMAGTEYSGPHSGFATLFQNRWWLLTPLDGTDPAALARLRALVEGFGAKVDEMEVAHHDLVVAVVSHAPHLIAYTMVGVADHMRRVSSSEIIQYSAAGFRDFTRIAASDPTMWRDVFLTNKEAVLDILGRFTEELFMLQRAIRMGDGEQLHAYFTRTRAIRRGIIEAGQDTAAPDFGRAGDSGRKG; encoded by the coding sequence ATGACCCAGGTTTACGGCCGCGTGGCCCTGATCGGGCTGGGGCTGATCGCCTCGTCCATGGGCCATGCCATGCGGCGGCAGGGGCTGGCCGGGCATATCGCCGGCCATGCGAAAACCGCCGAAACCCGCGCCGCTGCGCTGGAGATCGGGTTTTGCGACAGTGTCCATGCCACGGCGGCCGAGGCGGTGGCGGGCGCCGATCTGGTGGTGCTGGCGGTGCCGGTTGGCGCGATGGGAGAGATCGCGGCGGAAATTGCGCCGTTCCTCAAGCCAGGTTGCACGGTGACCGATGTGGGGTCGGTCAAGGGCGCCGTGGCCGATGCGGTGGCGCCGCATCTGCCCGCTGGCGTGCAGTTCATTCCCGGCCATCCGATGGCGGGCACGGAATATTCCGGCCCGCATTCCGGCTTTGCCACGCTGTTCCAGAACCGCTGGTGGCTGCTGACGCCGCTTGATGGCACCGATCCGGCCGCGCTGGCCCGGTTGCGCGCGCTGGTCGAGGGGTTCGGCGCCAAGGTCGACGAGATGGAGGTGGCGCACCACGATCTGGTGGTGGCCGTGGTCAGCCATGCGCCGCATCTGATCGCCTATACCATGGTGGGCGTGGCCGACCACATGCGCCGGGTCTCCAGTTCCGAGATCATCCAGTATTCGGCAGCCGGTTTCCGCGATTTTACCCGCATTGCCGCCAGCGACCCCACCATGTGGCGCGATGTGTTCCTGACCAACAAGGAGGCGGTGCTGGATATTCTGGGCCGCTTCACCGAAGAGCTGTTCATGCTGCAACGCGCCATCCGCATGGGGGATGGTGAGCAGCTTCACGCCTATTTCACCCGCACCCGTGCAATCCGTCGTGGCATCATCGAGGCGGGGCAGGATACTGCGGCCCCGGACTTTGGCCGGGCAGGGGATTCGGGGCGAAAGGGCTAG
- a CDS encoding extensin family protein, with translation MRIGGVLGAGGLLIAALAVPALAEAPERSLRPHARPVLQTAQPMARPVVTAPVASPAPEARPETAAPVVVAEPVVPAEAPAPVVPAAETPVVVAPAPVAPVAETPAPVAGTEAPRAAEAPASVTAPEVPPVARTPAPAAPVAASEPVPAPAETVIPAPAAVAEPAPAAPVASPAPVVLPRPGQLALSSAPPPALQAPVAGPAPVVATVPPALPQIAPLALPSAPPPGLRAPTPPVVPAPPVAAAEPAPGWHDAPAPALRPQGREGGRAAGAPQSLQPDPTFEQSAPPPARQAASADGWQPAADPDLRPKTRPAAPPAAAAAPVEEPTLATRFVAALRPEPRPSGLERKARPAVQPENLEPVAAIIRPAPGPGPVTGKRGSVCGVPTIRGETISPIVGRAGGCGVANPVRITGVAGVALSQPSIVDCDTARALHAWVDRALKPAFGNTGGGVTALQIAGHYVCRTRNHRKGARLSEHSKGKAIDVSAIILANGQKLSILRDYKGRSGAPIRAAHKAACGIFGTTLGPGSDGMHEDHLHLDTARHRNGAYCR, from the coding sequence GTGCGGATCGGTGGGGTTCTGGGGGCAGGGGGGCTGCTGATTGCGGCGCTGGCGGTGCCGGCATTGGCCGAGGCGCCGGAACGGTCCTTGCGTCCGCATGCCCGCCCGGTGCTGCAAACCGCGCAACCGATGGCCCGGCCCGTGGTGACCGCCCCGGTGGCCAGCCCTGCGCCCGAGGCGCGGCCCGAGACGGCGGCGCCGGTGGTGGTGGCCGAGCCGGTTGTGCCGGCCGAGGCCCCCGCGCCCGTGGTTCCTGCTGCCGAAACGCCGGTGGTCGTTGCACCAGCGCCCGTTGCGCCTGTTGCCGAGACGCCCGCGCCGGTTGCCGGCACCGAGGCGCCGCGTGCGGCCGAGGCACCGGCGTCGGTGACTGCGCCCGAGGTGCCGCCCGTGGCCAGAACGCCCGCGCCCGCCGCTCCGGTGGCTGCCAGCGAACCCGTGCCAGCGCCGGCGGAGACCGTGATCCCTGCGCCGGCTGCGGTTGCCGAGCCGGCGCCCGCTGCTCCGGTGGCTTCGCCGGCTCCGGTCGTCCTGCCAAGGCCCGGGCAACTGGCGCTGTCCTCGGCCCCGCCGCCGGCGTTGCAGGCGCCTGTTGCCGGACCGGCGCCCGTGGTGGCCACCGTTCCGCCCGCCCTGCCGCAGATCGCGCCGCTGGCGCTGCCATCCGCGCCGCCCCCCGGCCTGCGGGCGCCGACGCCGCCCGTGGTTCCGGCGCCGCCTGTCGCCGCGGCCGAACCCGCGCCCGGCTGGCACGATGCGCCTGCGCCGGCCCTGCGCCCGCAGGGGCGCGAGGGTGGCCGCGCGGCCGGCGCGCCGCAATCGCTGCAACCCGACCCGACGTTCGAACAATCGGCCCCGCCGCCGGCCCGTCAGGCGGCCAGCGCCGATGGCTGGCAGCCTGCCGCCGATCCCGACCTGCGCCCGAAAACCCGGCCTGCCGCGCCGCCTGCCGCTGCTGCTGCGCCGGTCGAGGAACCCACGCTGGCCACCCGCTTTGTCGCCGCGCTGCGCCCCGAACCCCGCCCCTCGGGGCTGGAGCGCAAGGCCCGCCCGGCGGTGCAGCCCGAAAACCTGGAACCCGTTGCCGCCATCATCCGCCCGGCGCCCGGCCCCGGCCCGGTGACCGGCAAGCGCGGATCGGTCTGCGGCGTGCCGACCATCCGGGGGGAAACCATATCGCCCATCGTGGGCCGGGCCGGGGGCTGCGGCGTGGCCAATCCGGTGCGCATCACCGGCGTGGCGGGGGTTGCGCTATCGCAGCCGTCGATCGTCGATTGCGATACGGCGCGCGCCCTGCATGCCTGGGTTGACCGGGCGCTGAAACCGGCATTCGGCAACACCGGCGGCGGCGTGACCGCGTTGCAGATCGCCGGGCATTACGTCTGCCGCACCCGCAACCACCGCAAGGGCGCCCGGCTTTCGGAACATTCCAAGGGCAAGGCCATCGACGTATCGGCCATCATCCTGGCGAACGGGCAGAAACTGTCGATCCTGCGCGACTACAAGGGCCGCAGCGGCGCGCCGATCCGGGCGGCGCACAAGGCGGCCTGCGGTATCTTTGGCACCACGCTGGGCCCGGGGTCGGACGGCATGCACGAAGACCACCTGCATTTAGATACCGCCCGCCACCGCAACGGCGCCTATTGCCGCTGA
- a CDS encoding DUF2783 domain-containing protein, translated as MPAIRATRRVRSIRSAPIGMGWPAGGRSTPNPCAPRWPLRWPRSLITAPNLTDREGSHAALIAAHDGLTEAESHALNARLVLILMNQIGCAATLAEALRTAWETGRK; from the coding sequence GTGCCCGCGATCCGGGCGACGCGCCGGGTGCGGTCCATCCGATCCGCCCCGATCGGCATGGGGTGGCCCGCTGGCGGGCGTTCGACGCCGAATCCCTGCGCGCCGCGCTGGCCCCTGCGCTGGCCAAGGAGTCTGATCACCGCCCCCAACCTGACCGACCGCGAAGGCAGCCATGCCGCCCTGATCGCCGCCCATGATGGCCTGACCGAGGCGGAAAGCCATGCCCTGAACGCCCGTCTGGTGCTGATCCTGATGAACCAGATCGGCTGTGCCGCCACCTTGGCCGAGGCGCTGCGCACCGCGTGGGAAACCGGGCGAAAATAG
- a CDS encoding DUF6324 family protein, translating into MGINKQSDIAANLQIGPTTDGMVRIYVEADGFELPLDFDPEEAEEIAEELRAAADAARRIGDSAAGKAKGKTGKPRG; encoded by the coding sequence ATGGGCATCAACAAGCAAAGCGACATTGCGGCGAATCTGCAAATCGGGCCGACGACCGACGGCATGGTGCGCATCTATGTCGAGGCGGACGGTTTTGAACTGCCGCTGGATTTCGACCCCGAAGAAGCCGAGGAAATCGCCGAGGAACTGCGCGCCGCCGCCGATGCCGCGCGCCGGATCGGCGACAGCGCGGCCGGCAAGGCCAAGGGCAAGACCGGCAAGCCGCGCGGCTGA